One part of the Vitis riparia cultivar Riparia Gloire de Montpellier isolate 1030 chromosome 6, EGFV_Vit.rip_1.0, whole genome shotgun sequence genome encodes these proteins:
- the LOC117916819 gene encoding senescence-induced receptor-like serine/threonine-protein kinase yields the protein MVTIRPEYENCTDAWANAPTVGAMEVELRPPIDSVLPPVISAIEVYTASDPLVTIGTSQDDLDGLAVLISTFEQLEGWSGDPCLPSDTIWQWLNCIGNDPPRVTSLNLSGYELDGSLPDFSQMQALETM from the exons ATGGTAACAATCAGGCCAGAGTACGAGAATTGTACTGATGCATGGGCCAATGCTCCAACAGTGGGTGCAATGGAGGTTGAGCTCCGGCCACCTATTGACTCTGTTCTTCCTCCCGTTATCAGTGCCATTGAAGTGTACACGGCGAGTGATCCTCTGGTCACCATTGGAACATCACAGGATGATT TGGATGGACTGGCAGTCTTGATAAGCACCTTTGAGCAGCTTGAGGGGTGGAGTGGGGATCCATGTCTCCCTAGTGACACCATATGGCAGTGGCTGAACTGCATAGGCAATGACCCTCCAAGAGTAACCTCCCT AAATCTCTCAGGGTATGAACTGGATGGCTCTCTCCCTGACTTCAGCCAAATGCAGGCTCTTGAAACCATGTAA
- the LOC117916776 gene encoding uncharacterized protein LOC117916776, with translation MSGHGQVTIGLGMSQRNGTAQGKPQEENISVSASTEGLIKPSQTNQNVMAMPTGENVSWAGNAGNGHINPMPAGEHIPVSTGPGSINHPSEVPAGIDRAELDELIRLQHGNMGHHGRA, from the coding sequence ATGTCTGGCCACGGACAAGTTACAATAGGATTGGGTATGAGTCAACGTAATGGGACTGCTCAGGGAAAGCCTCAAGAGGAAAATATTTCAGTGAGTGCAAGCACAGAGGGCCTGATTAAGCCATCACAGACTAACCAGAATGTTATGGCAATGCCAACAGGGGAAAATGTTTCATGGGCAGGGAATGCTGGAAACGGGCATATTAACCCAATGCCTGCTGGAGAACACATTCCAGTAAGTACAGGCCCTGGAAGTATTAATCATCCATCCGAGGTTCCTGCAGGCATAGACAGGGCAGAGCTTGATGAGCTGATTCGGTTGCAACATGGAAACATGGGACATCATGGAAGAGCATAA